One genomic window of Punica granatum isolate Tunisia-2019 chromosome 1, ASM765513v2, whole genome shotgun sequence includes the following:
- the LOC116193234 gene encoding 3-oxoacyl-[acyl-carrier-protein] synthase I, chloroplastic-like gives MAGIAGTCSAGVLPRGRESGAISRASSLVQYNGLRPVDSVKMAVTSSVSANGIVSSASAQKCGRIKAMASPTGLAPKKEKDPKKRVVITGMGLVSVFGNDIGTFYNKLLEGESGISLIDRFDASNFSVRFAGQIRDFSSKGYIDGKNDRRLDDCWRYCLVAGQRALDDANLGSEVLETMDRTRIGVLVGSGMGGLTAFSNGVEALIQKGYKKITPFFIPYSITNMGSALLAIDTGLMGPNYSISTACATANYCFYAAANHIRRGEADIMVAGGTEAAVVPTGVGGFIACRALSQRNKDPKKASRPWDQDRDGFVMGEGSGVLIMESLEHAMKRGANIIAEYLGGAITCDAHHMTEPRSDGLGVSSCISKSLEDAGVSPEEVNYVNAHATSTLAGDLAEVNAIKKVFKDTSEMKMNGTKSIIGHGLGAAGGLEAIATIKAITTGWVHPTINQDNLEPSVTIDTVPNVKKKHEVNVAISNSFGFGGHNSVVVFAPFKP, from the exons ATGGCAGGAATTGCAGGGACTTGCTCCGCGGGAGTGCTGCCAAGGGGCAGAGAGTCGGGGGCCATTAGCAGGGCTTCTTCCCTGGTTCAGTACAATGGACTCAGACCAGTGGATAGTGTGAAAATGGCGGTTACTTCTTCGGTTTCAGCAAATGGAATTGTGTCTTCTGCGTCTG CTCAAAAATGTGGGAGGATCAAGGCCATGGCCTCCCCAACTGGCTTGGCTCCGAAGAAAGAGAAGGATCCAAAGAAACGGGTTGTTATAACGGGGATGGGCCTTGTCTCGGTCTTTGGAAATGACATCGGCACATTCTACAACAAGCTCCTCGAAGGAGAGAGTGGGATCAGCCTCATCGATCGGTTCGATGCCTCGAATTTCTCTGTGAGGTTTGCTGGTCAGATCCGTGATTTCTCCTCCAAGGGATACATTGATGGGAAGAATGACCGCCGCCTTGATGACTGCTGGCGGTACTGCTTGGTTGCAGGCCAAAGAGCCCTCGATGATGCCAACCTCGGAAGTGAAGTTCTTGAAACC ATGGACAGGACAAGGATAGGAGTTCTAGTCGGATCAGGAATGGGAGGGCTAACAGCTTTCAGCAACGGAGTCGAAGCGCTTATCCAAAAGGGGTACAAGAAGATAACCCCATTCTTTATTCCTTACTCTATCACCAACATGGGCTCAGCTCTCTTGGCTATAGATACCGGGCTAATGGGCCCGAACTACTCCATCTCGACTGCTTGTGCCACTGCGAACTACTGCTTCTATGCGGCTGCCAATCACATCAGGAGAGGCGAGGCCGATATCATGGTGGCTGGAGGGACTGAAGCTGCAGTCGTGCCCACTGGGGTGGGAGGGTTCATTGCTTGCCGAGCTTTGTCACAGAGGAATAAGGACCCTAAGAAGGCTTCGAGACCTTGGGACCAGGATCGCGATGGTTTCGTCATGGGAGAAGGGTCTGGTGTTCTG ATTATGGAGAGCCTAGAGCATGCTATGAAGAGAGGAGCCAATATCATTGCTGAGTATCTGGGAGGAGCCATAACTTGTGATGCCCATCACATGACCGAGCCTCGATCGGATGGCCTCGGTGTTTCATCTTGCATCAGCAAGAGCTTAGAAGATGCTGGTGTTTCCCCTGAAGAG GTGAACTATGTTAATGCCCACGCAACATCAACCCTAGCTGGGGACTTAGCTGAGGTCAATGCGATAAAAAAGGTGTTTAAGGACACGTCCGAGATGAAGATGAATGGTACCAAG TCAATCATTGGGCATGGACTTGGGGCTGCAGGCGGCCTCGAAGCGATCGCGACTATAAAAGCTATCACCACTGGATGGGTTCATCCTACCATTAACCAAGAT AATTTGGAGCCCTCTGTTACTATCGACACGGTCCCGAATGTGAAGAAAAAGCATGAAGTTAATGTCG CTATATCGAACTCCTTTGGCTTTGGTGGGCACAACTCGGTTGTTGTCTTCGCTCCTTTCAAGCCTTGA
- the LOC116192153 gene encoding uncharacterized protein LOC116192153 isoform X2, protein MAISSLFAALSPSYHSLSQPQLHLSPSPFNGPSNLIRFPSSKLSAPLCSSSTSTPVVEDGLPPPAQSDPPIETSDDVPFRGCKACGREEIERGCNGEGRIQGGIATVPGFGWWPIKAYRPCPGFIASGGRYFRRGQSMDEVASGRGGPAATYADSDDESEPR, encoded by the exons atGGCGATATCTTCTCTTTTCGCAGCTCTGTCACCTTCCTACCACTCACTCTCTCAGCCTCAGCTCcatctctctccttctccgtTCAATGGCCCTTCAAACCTCATCAGGTTCCCATCGTCGAAGCTCAGCGCCCCTCTCTGTTCTTCTTCCACTTCCACTCCCGTAGTAGAGGACGGTCTTCCTCCTCCTGCCCAATCCGACCCCCCCATCGAAACCAGCGACGATGTCCCTTTCCG TGGTTGTAAGGCCTGCGGGAGAGAGGAAATCGAGAGGGGATGCAATGGGGAGGGAAGGATCCAAGGCGGCATTGCAACGGTCCCTGGCTTCGGTTGGTGGCCCATCAAAGCTTACAGGCCTTGCCCAGGCTTCATAGCTTCTGGTGGTAGGTACTTTCGACGTGGCCAAAGCATGGATGAGGTTGCCTCCGGAAGAGGAGGGCCTGCTGCAACTTATGCAGACAGTGACGATGAATCTGAGCCGAG ATGA
- the LOC116192153 gene encoding uncharacterized protein LOC116192153 isoform X1, giving the protein MAISSLFAALSPSYHSLSQPQLHLSPSPFNGPSNLIRFPSSKLSAPLCSSSTSTPVVEDGLPPPAQSDPPIETSDDVPFRGCKACGREEIERGCNGEGRIQGGIATVPGFGWWPIKAYRPCPGFIASGGRYFRRGQSMDEVASGRGGPAATYADSDDESEPSKKTRDPRRFKR; this is encoded by the exons atGGCGATATCTTCTCTTTTCGCAGCTCTGTCACCTTCCTACCACTCACTCTCTCAGCCTCAGCTCcatctctctccttctccgtTCAATGGCCCTTCAAACCTCATCAGGTTCCCATCGTCGAAGCTCAGCGCCCCTCTCTGTTCTTCTTCCACTTCCACTCCCGTAGTAGAGGACGGTCTTCCTCCTCCTGCCCAATCCGACCCCCCCATCGAAACCAGCGACGATGTCCCTTTCCG TGGTTGTAAGGCCTGCGGGAGAGAGGAAATCGAGAGGGGATGCAATGGGGAGGGAAGGATCCAAGGCGGCATTGCAACGGTCCCTGGCTTCGGTTGGTGGCCCATCAAAGCTTACAGGCCTTGCCCAGGCTTCATAGCTTCTGGTGGTAGGTACTTTCGACGTGGCCAAAGCATGGATGAGGTTGCCTCCGGAAGAGGAGGGCCTGCTGCAACTTATGCAGACAGTGACGATGAATCTGAGCCGAG CAAGAAAACGCGTGATCCCAGGAGATTCAAGAGGTAA
- the LOC116192152 gene encoding uncharacterized protein LOC116192152, giving the protein MGCASSKSTAVKADVYSPPLSSFAVFDINSVKEPWVVVDKPQPEQEDQPPSTPPEKPAQLPATILDKLKKLEAADDAPHSTWVEVSKALEDLKPAVTAPQEKPKATSPPAPGADKDDSQEPPPRKNFSFHTLEELDAKLAPKPAKELRKTESLRTGPKAEPKAESRRETSGGFRSVKENIFIQRDREEREKEGKLAAYDRLMMSKRDPFSVFPEKCPPRGEDSLVIYTTTLHGVRRTYEDCNKARSILESHRVVFDERDVALHGEFRTELKELFGEAATVPQVFVKGRHLGGVDELVELNETGRFGRMLGMAGIEKGVGRQACEGCGGARFVPCLDCGGSCKVVVGGSKERCGSCNENGLVHCPACL; this is encoded by the exons ATGGGCTGTGCATCGTCCAAGAGCACCGCCGTCAAGGCTGACGTCTACAGCCCGCCGCTGTCCAGCTTCGCCGTCTTCGACATCAACTCCGTCAAGGAGCCTTGGGTTGTCGTGGACAAACCCCAGCCGGAGCAGGAGGACCAGCCTCCCTCGACCCCGCCGGAGAAGCCCGCTCAGCTGCCAGCCACGATCCTCGACAAGCTTAAGAAGCTCGAAGCCGCCGATGACGCCCCCCACTCCACCTGGGTCGAGGTCAGCAAGGCCCTCGAGGACCTCAAGCCCGCCGTCACCGCCCCGCAGGAGAAGCCGAAAGCGACTTCACCGCCGGCTCCAGGCGCTGACAAAGATGATTCCCAGGAGCCGCCCCCGCGCAAGAACTTCTCCTTCCACACCCTCGAGGAACTCGATGCTAAGTTGGCTCCGAAGCCGGCCAAAGAATTGAGGAAGACCGAGTCGTTGCGTACTGGGCCGAAGGCCGAGCCGAAAGCCGAGTCGAGGAGGGAGACGAGCGGAGGGTTCAGGTCCGTGAAGGAGAACATCTTCATCCAGAGGGACCGGGAGGAAAGGGAGAAGGAAGGTAAGCTGGCCGCCTACGACAGGCTGATGATGAGCAAGCGGGATCCGTTCAGCGTGTTCCCGGAGAAGTGCCCGCCGCGAGGCGAGGATTCTCTGGTCATCTATACGACCACGCTGCACGGGGTTCGCCGCACGTATGAGGACTGCAACAAGGCGAGGTCGATTCTTGAAAGCCACCGGGTGGTGTTTGATGAGCGGGACGTGGCCCTGCACGGCGAGTTCCGGACCGAGCTCAAGGAACTATTTGGGGAGGCAGCGACTGTGCCCCAG GTGTTTGTGAAAGGAAGGCACCTCGGCGGGGTGGACGAGCTGGTGGAGCTTAATGAGACGGGGCGGTTTGGGAGGATGCTGGGGATGGCAGGTATTGAGAAAGGGGTCGGGAGGCAAGCGTGCGAGGGGTGCGGCGGGGCCCGATTCGTGCCCTGCTTGGATTGCGGGGGGAGCTGCAAGGTGGTGGTCGGGGGAAGCAAAGAGAGGTGCGGGTCCTGTAACGAGAACGGCTTGGTCCATTGCCCCGCTTGTCTCTGA
- the LOC116215674 gene encoding B2 protein, whose product MENNQQSFWQFSDQLRLHTANLANLSLNDSIWGSNHTSSKRPDQRTNFDVNSYLNSSSNTSNNPSSGAPLNGLGYGWRVEKSNLGNDFNDGFSYGWKMNGVNDVNGFDDGWKVNSGPIGSPSPQQNFAVNGGFNKGLYSKSYFPHSNDVNLNVKGHKNKVDDFYGAKVGKKNSNYKKNNSGENNNNVDDRETKAGTDKRYKTLPPSESLPKNETVGGYIFVCNNDTMEENLKRELFGLPPRYRDSVRQITPGLPLFLYNYSTHQLHGIFEAASFGGSNIDPTAWEDKKCPGESRFPAQVRVITRKVCEPIEEDAFRPILHHYDGPKFRLELSVPEALSLLDIFADQDSNITGIQTPIEKL is encoded by the exons ATGGAGAACAATCAGCAGTCGTTCTGGCAGTTCAGCGATCAGCTCCGCCTCCACACGGCCAATCTGGCCAATCTCTCCCTCAATGACTCTATCTGGGGCAGCAACCACACCTCCAGCAAGAGGCCCGACCAGCGGACCAATTTCGATGTCAACAGCTACctcaacagcagcagcaacaccTCCAACAACCCATCAAGTGGGGCTCCGCTGAACGGGCTCGGCTACGGTTGGAGGGTCGAAAAATCCAACCTTGGCAACGATTTCAATGATGGGTTCAGCTACGGGTGGAAGATGAACGGAGTCAACGATGTGAACGGATTCGACGATGGGTGGAAGGTCAACAGTGGGCCGATCGGGTCTCCCTCTCCTCAGCAGAACTTTGCCGTTAATGGAGGGTTCAACAAGGGGCTCTACTCCAAGTCCTATTTCCCCCACAGCAACGATGTCAATCTCAACGTTAAGGGGCACAAGAACAAGGTCGACGATTTCTATGGGGCCAAGGTTGGGAAGAAGAACAGCAATTATAAGAAGAACAACAGTGGTGAGAACAATAACAATGTCGACGACAGGGAGACTAAGGCCGGCACCGACAAGAGGTATAAGACCCTCCCACCGTCAGAATCTCTGCCCAAGAACGAGACTGTTGGCGGGTACATCTTCGTCTGCAACAACGATACCATGGAGGAAAACCTCAAGAGAGAGCTCTTCG GTCTACCTCCACGCTACCGCGACTCAGTCAGACAGATAACACCGGGCTTGCCTCTCTTTCTCTACAACTACTCCACTCACCAACTCCATGGAATTTTTGAG GCTGCAAGTTTTGGAGGCTCAAACATCGACCCAACAGCCTGGGAGGATAAGAAGTGTCCAGGCGAATCGCGATTTCCTGCGCAG GTTCGGGTCATAACCAGGAAAGTCTGCGAGCCCATTGAAGAGGATGCATTCAGGCCAATTCTTCACCATTACGACGGACCCAAATTCCGCCTCGAACTCAGCGTGCCCGAG GCACTGTCTCTGCTGGATATATTTGCTGACCAAGACTCTAACATCACAGGCATACAGACCCCGATTGAGAAGCTCTAA